A stretch of Opisthocomus hoazin isolate bOpiHoa1 chromosome 34, bOpiHoa1.hap1, whole genome shotgun sequence DNA encodes these proteins:
- the LOC104332152 gene encoding olfactory receptor 14A16 produces MSNSSSSTEFLLLAFADTRELQLLHFWLFLGIYLAALLGNGLIITTIACNHHLHTPMYFFLLNLSILDLGSISTTLPKSMANSLWDTRAISYAGCAAEVFLFAFLAGAEFSLLTIMAYDRYAAICRPLHYGTLLSLKACFHMAGAAWGSGILNATLQTVSTFSLPLCQGNAINQFFCEIPQILKLSCSHSYLRESGILLVSVSLALGCFLFIMLSYVQIFRAVLRIPSEQGRHKAFSMCLPHLAVVSLFISTAVSAYLKPPSISSPSLDLVVAVMYSAVPPALNPLIYGMRNQELKDALWKMAQLMLFHQQ; encoded by the coding sequence atgtccaacagcagctccagcactgagttcctcctcctggcattcgcagacacacgggagctgcagctcttgcacttctggctcttcctgggcatctacctggctgccctcctgggcaacggcctcatcatcaccaccatagcctgcaaccaccacctccacactcccatgtacttcttcctcctcaacctctccatcctcgaccttggctccatctccaccactcttCCCAAATCAATGGCCAActccctctgggacaccagggccatctcctatgcaggatgtgctgccgaggtctttctctttgccttcttgGCTGGAGCAGAATTTTCTCTTCtaaccatcatggcctatgaccgctatgctgccatctgcagacccctgcattATGGGACCCTCCTGAGCTTAAAAGCTTGTTTCCACATGGCAGGAGCTGCTTGGGGCAGTGGGATCCTCAATGCTACCCTGCAAACTGTCAGTACATTTTCACTCCCACTCTGCCAGGGCAATGCCATAAATCAGTTCTTCTGCGAAATCCCCCAGattctcaagctctcctgctcacactcctacctcagggaatctGGGATCCTTTTGGTTAGTGTCAGTTTAGCTTTGGGATGTTTTCTTTTCATcatgctgtcctatgtgcagatcttcagggccgtgctgaggatcccttctgagcagggacggcacaaagccttttccatgtgcctccctcacctggccgtggtgtctctgtttatcagcactgcagtgtctgcctacctgaagcccccctccatctcttcaCCATCCCTGGACTTGGTGGTGGCAGTTATGTACTCAGCGGTGCCTCCagcactcaaccccctcatctATGGCATGAGGAATCAGGAGCTTAAGGATGCCCTATGGAAAATGGCCCAGCTGATGCTGTTTCACCAACAATAA